A single region of the Hymenobacter siberiensis genome encodes:
- a CDS encoding peptidase associated/transthyretin-like domain-containing protein, translating to MHPPVFIDQALPLTMRDSVRLAKTSRGTLAADERSRVTVRTAGPSPAAGQLRGVVLDQKTRAAVPFASVYLKQLGVGPYHQHQGRVCTAPPGRARWWLPAWGLAGRPWPWVPSPT from the coding sequence GTGCACCCTCCCGTATTTATTGACCAGGCGCTGCCCCTCACCATGCGCGACTCCGTGCGGCTGGCCAAAACCAGCCGCGGCACCCTGGCGGCCGATGAGCGTAGTCGGGTAACGGTACGCACCGCCGGACCCAGCCCGGCCGCCGGCCAGCTGCGCGGCGTAGTGCTCGACCAGAAAACCCGGGCGGCGGTGCCCTTCGCCAGCGTGTACCTTAAGCAGCTAGGCGTGGGGCCTTACCACCAACATCAAGGGCGAGTTTGCACTGCCCCGCCCGGCCGTGCCCGCTGGTGGCTACCTGCCTGGGGTTTGGCCGGCAGGCCCTGGCCGTGGGTGCCCAGCCCTACCTGA
- a CDS encoding IS5 family transposase — MCGRTSIRPAKKSTADAERLGRSRGGIGTKIHACVESLGNAVRLIATGGQAGDSPQALPLLADLEPGKVLADTAYDSDETRAYCAEKGIEAVIPSHPGRTQPLPMDEETYRDRNKVERFFGRLKQYRRLATRYEKTVVSFLAFWYIGAMIY; from the coding sequence TTGTGCGGGCGCACCAGCATTCGGCCGGCCAAAAAAAGCACCGCCGACGCCGAGCGCTTGGGCCGCAGCCGTGGCGGTATCGGCACCAAAATCCACGCCTGCGTCGAGTCGCTGGGCAATGCCGTGCGCCTGATTGCCACCGGCGGGCAAGCCGGCGACAGCCCGCAGGCCCTGCCGCTGCTGGCGGACCTGGAGCCGGGCAAGGTGCTGGCCGACACGGCCTACGACAGCGATGAAACCCGCGCCTATTGCGCCGAAAAGGGCATCGAAGCCGTCATTCCCAGCCACCCCGGCCGGACTCAACCCCTTCCGATGGACGAGGAAACCTACCGCGACCGCAACAAAGTCGAGCGCTTTTTTGGCCGCCTCAAGCAGTACCGCCGCCTGGCCACCCGCTACGAGAAAACCGTCGTCTCCTTCCTGGCCTTCTGGTATATTGGAGCAATGATATATTGA